The following coding sequences lie in one Saccharopolyspora hordei genomic window:
- the eda gene encoding bifunctional 4-hydroxy-2-oxoglutarate aldolase/2-dehydro-3-deoxy-phosphogluconate aldolase: protein MNTAADVLELSPVVPVVALDDVAHAVPLAEALLRGGIRTIEVTLRTPAGLPAIERIAAEVPEMVAGAGTITEPGQARRAVDAGARYLVTPGTTDRLLDDVEAAGVPFLAGAGTVSEAMRLAERGATAMKFFPAEPSGGVAFLKAIAGPLPELRFCPTGGISPRTAPDYLALPNVGCVGGSWLAPASLLAAGDWAKVEELAREAAALR from the coding sequence ATGAACACTGCTGCTGACGTGCTCGAACTCTCGCCGGTGGTCCCGGTCGTGGCGCTGGACGACGTCGCGCACGCGGTCCCGCTCGCCGAAGCGCTGCTGCGCGGCGGCATCCGGACCATCGAGGTCACCCTGCGCACGCCGGCCGGGCTGCCCGCGATCGAGCGGATCGCCGCCGAGGTGCCCGAGATGGTCGCCGGGGCGGGCACCATCACCGAACCCGGCCAGGCCCGGCGGGCCGTCGACGCCGGTGCGCGGTACCTGGTGACCCCGGGCACCACCGACAGGCTGCTCGACGACGTCGAGGCCGCCGGCGTGCCGTTCCTGGCCGGCGCGGGCACGGTGTCCGAGGCCATGCGGCTGGCCGAGCGCGGGGCGACCGCGATGAAGTTCTTCCCCGCCGAACCCAGCGGCGGCGTGGCGTTCCTCAAGGCGATCGCCGGACCGCTGCCGGAGCTGCGGTTCTGCCCGACTGGCGGGATCAGCCCGCGGACCGCTCCGGACTACCTCGCGCTGCCGAACGTGGGCTGCGTCGGCGGCTCCTGGCTCGCCCCGGCGTCCTTGCTCGCGGCGGGCGACTGGGCGAAGGTCGAGGAGCTGGCCCGCGAGGCCGCCGCGCTGCGCTGA
- a CDS encoding polysaccharide deacetylase family protein, whose protein sequence is MDARTLLDRALTCAGAVLLVLVLGAPPVSAAPPPRTVVSFTVDDGTASQTTGARILAEHGMRGTFYVVSGSIGRPGYLDLQDLRDMAARGHEIGGHTVNHPDTRTIGPDELRREICQDRANLTGWGFRTTSFAYPFGTPDPSAERAARDCGYTSARITGSIRNPRGCEACPPAETIPPQNPMAVRGSGMVDPSWTLEELQQLVLDAEAEGGGWVPVVLHQVCDFCGSMAISPRVLDQFTTWLAAREDRGTVVRTVDQVMGGEPRPLVPPPAPAPRAGLVNASLEEPGPRGWVPSSWGQNSPTWTLVPHARSGRWAQRLDLADHTSGDAKLLVRMDMGEVSPPAHEDNTYTLSTWYVSTAPTQFAVHYRDRAGAWHYWTTSPFFAPAAEWTEARWTTPPAPPGTTGLSFGLALSTSGSLTTDDYALQEHPRVSHERLCGRLPWTPLLRWLC, encoded by the coding sequence ATGGATGCGCGGACGCTGCTGGACCGAGCTCTCACCTGCGCCGGGGCCGTGCTGCTGGTACTGGTCCTCGGGGCCCCGCCGGTCAGCGCCGCTCCCCCGCCCCGTACCGTGGTGAGCTTCACCGTCGACGACGGCACCGCGTCGCAGACCACCGGCGCCCGCATCCTCGCCGAGCACGGGATGCGCGGCACCTTCTACGTCGTCTCCGGCTCCATCGGCCGGCCCGGCTACCTCGACCTGCAGGACCTCCGTGACATGGCCGCGAGGGGGCACGAGATCGGCGGGCACACCGTCAACCACCCCGACACCCGCACCATCGGACCGGACGAGCTGCGGCGCGAGATCTGCCAGGACCGCGCCAACCTCACCGGGTGGGGCTTCCGCACCACCTCCTTCGCCTACCCGTTCGGCACGCCCGACCCCAGCGCCGAGCGGGCCGCGAGGGACTGCGGCTACACCAGTGCCCGCATCACCGGCAGCATCCGGAACCCGCGCGGCTGCGAGGCCTGTCCACCGGCCGAGACCATCCCCCCGCAGAACCCGATGGCCGTGCGGGGCTCGGGGATGGTCGACCCGAGCTGGACGCTGGAGGAGCTCCAGCAGCTCGTGCTCGACGCGGAGGCCGAGGGCGGCGGCTGGGTCCCCGTGGTGCTGCACCAGGTCTGCGACTTCTGCGGGTCGATGGCCATCAGCCCGCGGGTGCTGGACCAGTTCACGACGTGGCTGGCCGCCCGCGAGGACCGCGGCACCGTGGTGCGCACCGTCGACCAGGTGATGGGCGGCGAACCGCGACCGCTCGTCCCGCCACCGGCACCGGCACCGCGCGCCGGGCTGGTCAACGCCTCGCTCGAAGAACCCGGGCCGCGCGGCTGGGTGCCCAGCAGCTGGGGCCAGAACAGTCCGACGTGGACGCTGGTGCCTCACGCCCGCAGCGGCCGGTGGGCCCAGCGGCTCGACCTGGCCGACCACACCAGCGGGGACGCCAAGCTCCTGGTGCGGATGGACATGGGCGAGGTGTCGCCGCCCGCGCACGAGGACAACACCTACACGCTCAGCACGTGGTACGTCTCGACCGCGCCGACGCAGTTCGCCGTCCACTACCGGGACCGGGCCGGGGCCTGGCACTACTGGACGACGAGCCCGTTCTTCGCCCCGGCGGCCGAGTGGACCGAGGCGCGGTGGACGACCCCGCCCGCGCCACCCGGGACCACCGGGCTGAGCTTCGGGCTCGCGCTGTCGACCTCGGGGTCGCTGACCACCGACGACTACGCGCTCCAGGAGCACCCCCGGGTCAGCCACGAGCGGTTGTGCGGCCGGCTGCCCTGGACGCCGCTGCTGCGGTGGCTGTGCTGA
- a CDS encoding HAD family hydrolase — MTTLAGTRHIVWDWNGTLLDDNHAVVSAVNTVCTAFEREPIDIDEWRALFGRPLLKCYERLLRRSLDEQDWARIDVLYHDAYRTLLDTCELAKGVPEALREWADTGRSQSLLSMWFHDELVELVTARGLFDLFVRVDGLRAEVGGGSKVEHLHRHLDALELDARDVVLIGDVLDDAHAAEQAGTRCVLVTTGVTSRAALEETGRPVVDSIPEALALLAD, encoded by the coding sequence ATGACGACTCTCGCTGGCACGCGGCACATCGTGTGGGACTGGAACGGAACTCTGCTGGACGACAACCACGCCGTGGTCTCGGCGGTGAACACCGTCTGCACCGCGTTCGAGCGCGAACCCATCGACATCGACGAGTGGCGCGCGCTCTTCGGCCGACCGCTCCTGAAGTGCTACGAGCGCCTGCTGCGCCGGTCGCTGGACGAGCAGGACTGGGCCCGGATCGACGTGCTCTACCACGACGCGTACCGCACGCTGCTGGACACCTGCGAGCTGGCGAAGGGCGTCCCGGAAGCGCTGCGCGAGTGGGCGGACACCGGCCGCAGCCAGTCCTTGCTGTCCATGTGGTTCCACGACGAGCTCGTCGAACTGGTGACGGCACGGGGCCTGTTCGACCTGTTCGTGCGCGTCGACGGCCTGCGCGCGGAGGTCGGCGGCGGCTCGAAGGTCGAGCACCTGCACCGCCACCTGGACGCGTTGGAGCTCGACGCCCGGGACGTGGTGCTCATCGGGGACGTTCTCGACGACGCCCACGCGGCCGAGCAGGCCGGGACGCGGTGCGTGCTGGTGACCACCGGGGTGACCAGCCGGGCCGCCCTGGAGGAGACCGGGCGCCCGGTCGTCGACTCCATTCCCGAAGCCCTGGCCCTCCTCGCCGACTGA
- a CDS encoding regulatory protein RecX codes for MNDGRSRGSGARNRFPDGEHPEDGPRDQAARGEVPESTRRKADTPEQRARDTVYRLLAARARSRAELRQALLRKEIDEDVADRVLQKFVDAGLVDDASFAEEWVNSRQRAQGLGRKALGYELRRKGIDEHLVEAALSTVDPDAEAERARELVQRKLRTMGSVDHTAKMRRLVGMLARKGYAEGLAFRVVREELERSGEGPPEFDLP; via the coding sequence ATGAACGACGGCAGGAGTCGGGGGAGCGGTGCGCGGAACCGCTTCCCCGACGGTGAGCACCCGGAGGACGGGCCGCGGGACCAGGCGGCTCGGGGCGAGGTACCGGAGTCGACGCGGCGGAAGGCCGACACCCCGGAGCAGCGGGCGCGCGACACCGTGTACCGCCTCCTGGCGGCGCGTGCGCGCAGCCGCGCGGAGCTGCGGCAGGCCTTGCTGCGCAAGGAGATCGACGAGGACGTCGCCGACCGCGTGCTGCAGAAGTTCGTCGACGCCGGACTGGTGGACGACGCCTCCTTCGCCGAGGAGTGGGTGAACTCCCGGCAGCGGGCGCAGGGGCTGGGCCGCAAGGCGCTGGGGTACGAGCTGCGCCGCAAGGGCATCGACGAGCACCTGGTGGAAGCGGCCCTGTCCACTGTGGATCCCGATGCGGAAGCCGAGCGGGCCCGGGAGCTGGTGCAGCGCAAGCTCCGGACGATGGGGTCGGTGGACCACACGGCGAAGATGCGCCGCCTGGTCGGGATGCTGGCCCGCAAGGGCTATGCGGAGGGCCTGGCGTTCCGCGTGGTCCGCGAGGAGCTCGAACGTTCCGGGGAAGGACCACCGGAGTTCGACCTTCCCTGA
- the recA gene encoding recombinase RecA has protein sequence MAAATPDKGKALELALAQIDKQFGKGSVMRLGEETRAPIEVIPTGSISLDVALGIGGLPRGRIVEIYGPESSGKTSVALHAVANAQKQGGTAAFIDAEHALDPEYAKAIGVDTDSLLVSQPDTGEQALEIADMLIRSGALDIIVIDSVAALVPRAEIEGEMGDSHVGLQARLMSQALRKLTSALYNAKTTAIFINQLREKVGVMFGSPETTTGGKALKFYSSVRLDVRRIETLKDGSDAVGNRTRVKVVKNKVAPPFKQAEFDILYGVGISREGSLIDMGVEQGIIRKSGAWYTYEGDQLGQGKENARRFMRDNPDVANEIEKRIKEKLGIGATLEAEKEAEPAPVEF, from the coding sequence ATGGCAGCAGCGACACCGGACAAGGGCAAGGCGCTCGAGCTGGCGCTCGCCCAGATCGACAAGCAGTTCGGCAAAGGGTCGGTCATGCGGCTCGGGGAGGAGACGCGCGCGCCGATCGAGGTCATCCCCACCGGGTCCATCTCGCTCGACGTCGCGCTCGGCATCGGCGGTCTGCCGCGTGGCCGGATCGTGGAGATCTACGGTCCGGAGAGCAGCGGCAAGACCTCGGTCGCCCTGCACGCGGTGGCCAACGCGCAGAAGCAGGGCGGCACCGCGGCGTTCATCGACGCCGAGCACGCGCTGGACCCGGAGTACGCCAAGGCGATCGGCGTGGACACCGACTCGCTGCTGGTGTCCCAGCCGGACACCGGTGAGCAGGCGCTGGAGATCGCGGACATGCTGATCCGCTCCGGCGCGCTGGACATCATCGTCATCGACTCGGTGGCCGCGCTGGTGCCGCGCGCCGAGATCGAGGGCGAGATGGGCGACAGCCACGTGGGCCTGCAGGCCCGGCTGATGAGCCAGGCGCTGCGCAAGCTGACCTCCGCGCTCTACAACGCCAAGACCACCGCGATCTTCATCAACCAGCTCCGCGAGAAGGTCGGCGTGATGTTCGGCTCCCCGGAGACCACCACGGGTGGCAAGGCGCTGAAGTTCTACTCGTCGGTGCGGCTGGACGTGCGGCGGATCGAGACGCTCAAGGACGGCTCGGACGCGGTCGGCAACCGGACCCGCGTCAAGGTGGTCAAGAACAAGGTCGCGCCGCCGTTCAAGCAGGCCGAGTTCGACATCCTCTACGGCGTCGGCATCAGCCGCGAGGGCTCGCTGATCGACATGGGTGTCGAGCAGGGCATCATCCGCAAGTCCGGTGCCTGGTACACCTACGAGGGCGACCAGCTGGGCCAGGGCAAGGAGAACGCCCGCCGGTTCATGCGGGACAACCCGGACGTCGCCAACGAGATCGAGAAGCGGATCAAGGAGAAGCTCGGCATCGGCGCGACCCTGGAGGCGGAGAAGGAGGCCGAGCCGGCCCCGGTCGAGTTCTGA
- a CDS encoding DUF4383 domain-containing protein, which yields MDRYLPPDHPLSRFYRIAAAIFGACLMAFGVLGVANRVPLFTTTGIDILGLSSNGLLAVVSIVVGAVLVGAAAWGGWVASTTTAAIGVLFFLSGLVNLGLLDTRWNIFAFELPNVVFSFVVGLVLAFFGFYGRVSGGLPEDNPYVRYRHHEPPAEEVPEQWRSYEQRITELTPLARDEIAMAEGHPTPDQARRLRAEAWRHLQEDRRRAYQHYQEAGRRDDVSAQNLWADFDTPEQPRREEKP from the coding sequence ATGGACCGCTACCTTCCGCCGGACCACCCGCTCAGCCGGTTCTACCGCATCGCAGCGGCCATCTTCGGGGCCTGCCTGATGGCCTTCGGGGTGCTGGGCGTGGCCAACCGGGTGCCCCTGTTCACCACCACCGGCATCGACATCCTCGGGCTGTCCAGCAACGGCCTGCTCGCGGTGGTCTCGATCGTGGTCGGCGCGGTCCTGGTCGGCGCCGCCGCCTGGGGCGGGTGGGTCGCCTCCACCACGACGGCCGCGATCGGCGTGCTGTTCTTCCTGTCCGGGCTGGTCAACCTCGGCCTGCTGGACACGCGGTGGAACATCTTCGCGTTCGAGCTGCCGAACGTCGTGTTCAGCTTCGTCGTGGGGCTGGTCCTGGCGTTCTTCGGGTTCTACGGGCGGGTCAGCGGCGGCCTGCCCGAGGACAACCCCTACGTCCGCTACCGGCACCACGAACCGCCCGCCGAGGAGGTTCCCGAGCAGTGGCGGTCCTACGAGCAGCGGATCACCGAGCTCACCCCGCTGGCACGCGACGAGATCGCGATGGCCGAGGGCCACCCGACCCCGGACCAGGCGCGGCGGCTGCGCGCCGAGGCCTGGCGGCACCTGCAGGAGGACCGCCGCCGCGCGTACCAGCACTACCAGGAGGCCGGGCGCCGGGACGACGTCAGCGCCCAGAACCTGTGGGCGGACTTCGACACGCCCGAGCAGCCGCGCCGGGAGGAGAAGCCCTGA
- a CDS encoding DUF3046 domain-containing protein has product MRHTAFRQRMAEEFGRVRAEMLAQDHVFSSLGGRTVDQALEAGVSTKEVWKAVCEAFEVPVERR; this is encoded by the coding sequence ATGCGCCACACAGCTTTCCGCCAACGCATGGCCGAGGAGTTCGGCCGGGTCCGCGCCGAGATGCTGGCCCAGGACCACGTCTTCTCGTCGCTCGGCGGGCGCACCGTCGACCAGGCCCTGGAGGCCGGGGTGTCGACCAAGGAGGTCTGGAAGGCGGTCTGCGAGGCCTTCGAGGTCCCGGTCGAGCGCCGCTGA
- a CDS encoding Hsp70 family protein, giving the protein MRVLSVDLGTSNTVAVLAAHGRPPRVVEVDGSATMPSAVYATDDGGLIVGRDAERRARLDPSRYEPNPKRRVDEGTLLLGDQVITVTDALAAVLHRVAEETTRQLGGAQPDEVRLTHPAQWGTVRRNVLLSAARLAGFTGNLVLVPEPVAAAAHFASFPDRTWGGGQVLAVYDLGAGTFDCALVGTGPGGFVVLAEDGLGDLGGLDVDQALLEHVGRQVSRADPQRWQRLLRPDTTADRRAQRALREDVRAAKETLSRHPQTEVPMPEPFDDVLVTRAELEALVRPTMLRSVELLASVVRSNGLAPEQLAGIYLVGGSSRLPLVATLIAEQLRVVPTTLDQPETAVALGAHHVVRDAAATGTEDLRPAPQAGYREPDTVRTRPVVPPPQVPPAQVAPAPVPPPPVPTPAAPAQPRRNLLIGLGALAVVSVLLAVVAIVVRFSGSPAPSAAECSRPGPRDREGFTACLRDLAGTVPERANCAPGWQRVMPGLRELSGTVVSCSFGNPTEGTQVVYTQLESQEAAAERADLLLSFNGVRSHQVEADWTGNGLSGTYRAVTGVDFGTLVFTVDDRPLVGMVLRPDPNADLRPDDLADEFERAVQPGLG; this is encoded by the coding sequence GTGCGCGTCCTGTCGGTGGATCTCGGTACCTCGAACACGGTGGCGGTGCTGGCCGCGCACGGACGACCGCCGCGCGTGGTCGAGGTGGACGGGTCGGCCACGATGCCGTCCGCGGTGTACGCCACCGACGACGGCGGGCTCATCGTCGGCCGGGACGCCGAGCGCCGCGCCCGGCTGGACCCGTCCCGCTACGAGCCGAACCCGAAGCGCCGCGTCGACGAGGGCACCCTGCTGCTCGGCGACCAGGTCATCACGGTCACCGACGCGCTCGCCGCCGTCCTGCACCGGGTCGCCGAGGAGACCACCCGCCAGCTCGGCGGTGCCCAGCCCGACGAGGTCCGCCTCACCCACCCCGCGCAGTGGGGCACCGTCCGGCGCAACGTGCTGCTGTCGGCGGCGCGGCTGGCCGGGTTCACCGGCAACCTCGTGCTGGTGCCCGAACCGGTCGCGGCCGCCGCGCACTTCGCCTCGTTCCCGGACCGGACGTGGGGCGGCGGCCAGGTGCTGGCCGTCTACGACCTGGGCGCGGGCACCTTCGACTGCGCGCTCGTGGGGACCGGCCCGGGCGGGTTCGTGGTGCTGGCCGAGGACGGCCTGGGCGACCTCGGCGGTCTGGACGTCGACCAAGCGCTGCTGGAGCACGTCGGGCGGCAGGTCTCCCGCGCGGACCCGCAGCGCTGGCAGCGACTGCTGCGGCCGGACACCACCGCCGACCGCCGCGCCCAGCGGGCGCTGCGCGAGGACGTCCGCGCGGCCAAGGAGACGCTGTCCCGGCACCCGCAGACCGAGGTGCCGATGCCCGAGCCCTTCGACGACGTGCTGGTCACCCGCGCGGAGCTGGAGGCCCTGGTGCGTCCCACCATGCTGCGCAGCGTCGAGCTGCTGGCCTCGGTGGTGCGTTCCAACGGCCTGGCGCCCGAGCAGCTCGCCGGGATCTACCTGGTCGGCGGGTCCAGCCGGCTGCCGCTGGTGGCGACCCTGATCGCCGAGCAGCTGCGGGTCGTGCCGACCACGCTCGACCAACCGGAGACCGCGGTGGCGCTCGGCGCGCACCACGTGGTCCGCGACGCCGCGGCGACGGGGACCGAGGACCTCCGCCCGGCACCGCAGGCCGGCTACCGCGAGCCCGACACGGTGCGCACGCGCCCGGTCGTCCCGCCGCCCCAGGTCCCGCCTGCGCAGGTGGCACCGGCGCCGGTGCCACCACCGCCGGTCCCGACGCCCGCGGCACCGGCCCAGCCCAGGCGCAACCTGCTGATCGGCCTGGGCGCTCTGGCGGTGGTGTCGGTGCTCCTCGCCGTGGTGGCGATCGTCGTGCGGTTCTCGGGCTCCCCGGCGCCCAGCGCGGCCGAGTGCTCCCGACCCGGTCCGCGGGACCGCGAGGGGTTCACCGCGTGCCTGCGCGACCTCGCGGGCACCGTCCCGGAGCGGGCGAACTGCGCACCCGGCTGGCAGCGGGTCATGCCGGGGTTGCGGGAGCTCAGCGGCACCGTCGTCTCCTGCTCGTTCGGCAACCCCACCGAGGGCACCCAGGTCGTCTACACGCAGCTGGAGTCGCAGGAGGCGGCGGCGGAGCGGGCCGACTTGCTGCTGTCGTTCAACGGGGTGCGCAGCCACCAGGTCGAGGCCGACTGGACCGGCAACGGGCTGTCCGGCACCTACCGCGCGGTCACCGGGGTGGACTTCGGCACCCTGGTGTTCACCGTCGACGACCGACCGCTGGTCGGCATGGTGCTGCGGCCCGACCCGAACGCGGACCTGCGGCCCGACGACCTGGCCGACGAGTTCGAGCGGGCCGTGCAGCCGGGCCTGGGGTGA